The following are encoded together in the Salmonella enterica subsp. enterica serovar Choleraesuis genome:
- a CDS encoding 3-phenylpropionic acid transporter: protein MVLQSTRWLGLSYFTYFFSYGIFLPFWSVWLAGVGLSPEVIGLLLGAGLVARFLGSLLLAPRVNNPANLITALRLISLLVVVFVAAFWISYQVAWLLIVIIFFNLFFSPLVPLTDSLAATWQRQMPMDYGRVRLWGSLAFVIGSALTGKLVSLYGYQAILILLTFGVASMLMGMLIPPSIMPQGEVKEGQHGGWRVWKSLVAQHWRFLLCVTLLQGAHAGYYGFSAIYWQSAGYSAEVVGYLWSLGVVAEIVIFALSNRLFRRWSARDLLLLSLVCGVLRWSLLAMTTELPWLIVGQILHCGSFTVCHLAAMRYIAARQSHEVIRLQAVYSGVAMGGGIAIMTVFAGIAYQHLHGGLFWVMAAVALPAILVRPRAVNSL from the coding sequence ATGGTATTGCAGTCTACGCGTTGGCTGGGGCTTAGTTATTTCACATATTTCTTTAGCTACGGCATATTTCTGCCTTTCTGGAGCGTCTGGCTGGCGGGCGTAGGGCTATCGCCTGAAGTTATTGGCCTGCTGCTGGGAGCCGGTCTGGTAGCCCGATTCCTTGGTAGCCTGCTTCTGGCACCGCGGGTTAATAATCCGGCCAATCTGATAACCGCTTTGCGGTTGATTTCCCTGCTGGTGGTGGTTTTTGTCGCCGCGTTCTGGATAAGCTATCAGGTGGCGTGGCTGCTGATAGTGATAATCTTCTTCAACCTTTTCTTCTCCCCTCTGGTTCCGTTAACCGACTCTCTGGCGGCAACCTGGCAACGCCAGATGCCAATGGATTATGGCCGGGTGCGGCTGTGGGGTTCGCTGGCCTTTGTGATTGGCTCGGCTCTCACCGGAAAACTGGTCAGCCTGTATGGCTACCAGGCGATTTTAATCCTGCTGACCTTTGGCGTTGCTTCGATGCTTATGGGAATGCTGATTCCTCCATCAATCATGCCTCAGGGCGAAGTAAAAGAGGGGCAGCATGGTGGATGGAGAGTCTGGAAAAGTCTGGTAGCTCAGCACTGGCGGTTTTTACTGTGTGTGACCCTGCTTCAGGGGGCGCACGCGGGTTATTACGGGTTTAGTGCCATCTACTGGCAAAGTGCGGGTTATTCTGCCGAGGTGGTGGGTTATTTATGGTCGCTGGGCGTGGTCGCGGAGATAGTAATCTTTGCGCTGAGTAACCGGCTGTTCCGGCGCTGGAGCGCCCGCGACCTGCTATTACTGTCGCTGGTTTGCGGCGTGCTGCGCTGGAGCCTGCTGGCGATGACCACCGAATTGCCCTGGCTGATAGTGGGCCAGATCCTCCACTGCGGCAGCTTTACCGTCTGCCACCTGGCTGCCATGCGTTATATTGCCGCGCGCCAGAGCCACGAGGTAATCCGCCTGCAGGCAGTGTATTCGGGTGTGGCGATGGGGGGAGGGATTGCCATTATGACGGTCTTTGCCGGTATTGCTTATCAGCATCTTCATGGCGGGCTGTTCTGGGTAATGGCCGCAGTGGCGCTTCCGGCAATACTGGTGCGCCCTCGGGCAGTTAACAGCCTCTAG
- a CDS encoding stationary phase inducible protein CsiE produces MTTYQPTPSPLSSPQRRCHLLLMFYLPGVTVTPEFVGRVNGVDDTIARADIKEAHQEITRYHRLSITTQRDGSYRIEGSALDQRLCLLHWLRRALRLCPQFIDSQFAPGLKKELKASGMTKALYDDTNLHALVNMCARRLNRQFDCRDIRFLSLFLQYCLIEHQRGTTPQFNEPQRGWITPRIECLIAKEIVHHWQRRVNQPPHDDERLFLAALFMILRVPDPRNDSQPYDLRLHAAIEGMIARFRELSGMHFSDEQGLRHQLYIHLAQALDRCHFGIGIDNSLPEEIHRLYPRLMRTTREAVIDIESDYGLHFSDDEIGLVAVIFGAWLMQDKDLQEKQVLLLTGNDSMLEQTIEQQLRELTLLPLNIKYQTLHAFQASGAPKSVTLIVTPYPTSLPLYSPPLIHVVPPLAERQQQKIREILEA; encoded by the coding sequence ATGACGACTTACCAACCCACGCCATCCCCGCTCTCCAGTCCGCAGCGCCGCTGCCACCTGTTGCTGATGTTCTATCTGCCCGGAGTAACTGTAACCCCCGAGTTTGTGGGAAGAGTGAACGGCGTCGATGACACTATCGCTCGCGCAGATATCAAGGAAGCACACCAGGAAATTACCCGCTACCATCGTCTTTCTATAACGACGCAGCGGGACGGTAGCTACCGGATTGAGGGAAGCGCTCTCGATCAACGCCTGTGCTTATTGCACTGGCTCAGACGCGCTTTGCGGCTATGCCCTCAGTTTATTGATAGCCAGTTTGCCCCAGGTCTTAAGAAAGAGCTTAAAGCCAGCGGTATGACCAAAGCGCTCTATGACGATACCAACCTGCATGCGCTGGTGAATATGTGTGCCCGCAGGCTAAACCGGCAGTTCGACTGCCGCGACATCCGCTTTCTGAGCCTGTTTTTACAATACTGTTTAATCGAGCATCAGCGCGGCACTACGCCGCAGTTTAATGAGCCACAGCGCGGGTGGATAACACCGCGAATAGAATGCCTGATTGCCAAAGAGATCGTTCATCACTGGCAGCGTCGGGTAAACCAGCCGCCACACGACGATGAAAGGCTGTTTCTCGCGGCATTATTTATGATTTTGCGGGTGCCAGACCCCAGAAACGATAGCCAGCCATATGACCTGCGCCTGCACGCCGCTATCGAAGGGATGATTGCCCGTTTCCGCGAACTTTCCGGCATGCACTTTAGCGATGAACAAGGCCTGCGCCACCAGCTCTATATTCATCTGGCCCAGGCGCTGGATCGCTGCCATTTCGGCATTGGTATCGATAACAGTCTGCCGGAAGAGATTCACCGCCTTTATCCCCGGTTGATGCGAACCACGCGCGAGGCGGTCATCGATATCGAATCGGATTACGGTTTGCACTTTTCTGATGATGAGATAGGCCTGGTTGCGGTCATTTTCGGTGCCTGGCTGATGCAGGATAAAGACTTGCAGGAGAAACAAGTGCTACTGCTGACCGGTAACGACAGCATGTTAGAACAGACTATTGAGCAGCAACTGCGGGAGCTGACTCTGCTGCCGCTCAATATCAAATATCAAACATTACACGCCTTTCAGGCCTCAGGAGCACCGAAGTCAGTGACACTGATTGTCACCCCTTATCCGACGTCACTCCCGCTCTACTCTCCGCCGCTTATCCACGTGGTGCCGCCGCTGGCCGAACGCCAGCAGCAGAAAATAAGAGAGATATTGGAGGCCTAG
- the ynfC gene encoding UPF0257 lipoprotein YnfC: MIASALVLMQAGICHAQTVPPFSPIMSSFSNELDFDALRGHVRRFEQTLYDQNQLPLMVARGEFDAGGCLTRYQRVDNVNQQQITLVRDESNRALVALENPAQQIHLTDKCQIASTEGKDDIHRQYIYQKNLLVKVKDAHDGYVYKEYFYTPEAMPKIVVWYSDDSDVLMLTEPKKRLSDPWDFVTQGYDNGHPVYQAFKKCHYDNYANPTGCALIIDNQGGAAGQTVQEIRYSISYYH, from the coding sequence TTGATAGCCTCTGCGCTTGTCCTGATGCAGGCAGGTATTTGCCACGCACAGACGGTGCCGCCGTTTAGCCCCATTATGTCTAGCTTCTCAAATGAGCTGGACTTTGATGCGTTGCGTGGGCATGTTCGCCGCTTTGAGCAGACGCTGTACGACCAAAACCAGCTTCCGCTTATGGTGGCTCGCGGTGAGTTTGATGCCGGAGGCTGTCTCACGCGTTATCAGCGCGTAGATAACGTTAACCAGCAGCAAATAACCCTGGTACGTGATGAGAGCAATCGGGCGCTGGTGGCGCTGGAAAACCCGGCACAGCAGATCCATCTGACAGACAAGTGCCAGATTGCGTCTACCGAAGGCAAAGATGATATTCATCGTCAGTACATCTACCAGAAAAACCTGCTGGTGAAAGTGAAAGACGCCCACGATGGCTATGTCTACAAAGAATATTTCTATACGCCGGAAGCGATGCCCAAAATTGTGGTCTGGTACAGTGATGATAGCGATGTTCTTATGCTTACCGAACCGAAAAAGCGCCTGAGCGATCCCTGGGACTTTGTGACCCAGGGTTACGATAACGGCCATCCGGTGTATCAGGCTTTTAAAAAATGCCACTATGACAACTATGCGAATCCCACTGGCTGTGCGTTGATTATCGATAATCAGGGAGGAGCGGCAGGCCAGACGGTGCAGGAAATACGCTATAGCATCTCTTATTACCATTGA